A DNA window from bacterium BMS3Abin08 contains the following coding sequences:
- the lldR gene encoding putative L-lactate dehydrogenase operon regulatory protein, which produces MEDSFEAGKTSEEEDSRLHITIAKATHNVIWLHMMHTIFDVMQEFLNLIWQKVYPDTEDRAILLKQHRGIVDAIKNSNSRDAYERMLEHLSFAEKKTLAFLSRNSVHELLP; this is translated from the coding sequence ATGGAGGACTCATTCGAGGCAGGCAAGACTTCTGAAGAGGAAGACTCAAGGCTGCACATAACGATAGCCAAGGCGACCCATAATGTAATATGGCTCCACATGATGCACACGATATTCGATGTAATGCAGGAATTTTTGAACCTGATCTGGCAAAAGGTTTACCCCGACACCGAAGACAGGGCAATACTGCTAAAACAGCACCGTGGCATAGTTGATGCGATAAAAAACAGCAACTCTCGGGATGCATATGAAAGGATGCTCGAACATCTGAGCTTCGCTGAAAAAAAGACTCTGGCATTTTTGAGCAGGAATTCAGTCCATGAGCTTTTACCTTAA